From the Cervus elaphus chromosome 20, mCerEla1.1, whole genome shotgun sequence genome, one window contains:
- the LOC122677229 gene encoding 60S ribosomal protein L23a-like: MKMAPKVKKEAPAPPKAEAKAKALKAKKAVLKGVHSHKKKKIRTSPTFRRPKTLQLRRQPKYPRKSAPRRNKLDHYAIIKFPFTTESAMKKIEDNNTLVFIVDVKANKHQIKQAVKKLYDIDVAKVNTLIRPDGEKKAYVRLAPDYDALDVANKIGII, encoded by the coding sequence ATGAAGATGGCGCCGAAGGTGAAGAaggaagcccctgcccctcctaAAGCTGAAGCCAAAGCAAAGGCTTTGAAGGCCAAGAAAGCAGTGTTGAAAGGTGTTCacagccacaagaaaaagaagatccgGACGTCACCCACCTTCCGGCGGCCCAAAACACTGCAGCTCAGGAGGCAGCCCAAATATCCTCGGAAGAGCGCCCCCAGGAGAAACAAACTTGACCACTATGCCATCATCAAATTCCCCTTCACCACCGAGTCAGccatgaagaaaatagaagacaacAACACACTGGTATTCATTGTGGATGTCAAGGCCAACAAGCACCAAATTAAACAGGCTGTGAAGAAGCTCTATGACATTGACGTGGCTAAGGTCAATACTCTGATCAGGCCtgatggagagaagaaggcaTATGTTCGACTGGCTCCTGACTATGATGCTTTGGATGTTGCCAACAAAATTGGGATCATCTAA